The genomic interval acagaagccCTCACCTGTAGTTCTGTGTCACCATCTGCCCTAAGTGACCTTGGCCATTCACATCACCTCTCTGGCCCCCAGTCCTTCTCCTGTAAAATAAGGAAGCCGAGCTGCTGGCTTCCAGGAGCCTTGTCCACATTCAGCCATTCTCTCCTCAGAGTTCAAGAATCACTGTGGTTGCTCCAGGCTCCTTGGGCAGCCAGGTGGCCCAGACTGAGCTCTCCTGCTGGTGGTTTCCCAGGTTACAGCCCTCAGACTGGCATCTCCCCTTATCTGCAGAAGGGCAGCAAGGGTGGTCGGGGCACAATGAGTAGTTGTCATAACTGCTACAGGCCAAAGAAAACACCATGTTACCAGGTGACAGTGGCTCCTGCTTAAATGCATACAGACCCAGGGAGCGGGAGAGTCTAAGCATGTCTTAACCCTCTTAGCCAGGAGATCGTCATGCTTTGCAGGGCCTCCCCCGAAGACCCCAGAACCAGAAAGGGGTGGTGGGGCGATGCTGTGAAGAACTTTGAGTGGCATGTAACAAGGGTCTTGTGGCAGCTTGGGGTACAGAGGAGCTAGGCCATAAAGTACCCAGCCTGGTCTTCCTGGTGGACGTGAGAAGTGGGTTTGATTACATGTTGCTTTCAGCTTGCACAAGGGCTGAGGCGGACTCTGCCTAGCAGCCAGGGAGGAGTCACTTTCCATGCCCTTCCTGGATCTCCTTGTCTATCAAGTTGACTGTTTGACTCCTGTCCCCGGCTCTTCTTCATGCTGGCTGGCAGATAGGAAGCTCAGGCTAGCACTGGCTGCATGGGGCCCCAAAGGCCTGGCTCTTCGCACCAAGGAGTCAGGGCCCAGATGGTTTCAGGGAAGAACCCAGAGACACCGGATGGGGCCTCAACTGGTGTCCCACCCGGAATCCAGCTGAATAGGGAAGTGCCAGGGCCTGAGAGGAAATGACAGCCAAGCAACCCAGGCACAGGAGGGCAGGAAGACAGATGATGCTTGGGGAGCTCGCAGGACCACACGAGTATGGCACTTTGATGTCTGGCCGAGAGATTGGGACATGATTGTGTGTGGAGAGCCAGCCACTGAAGGGTGCTAAACAGGTGCTGACGCGATCTGACCTGGGGGTACCTGAGGAAGATGCTGGGGGCTGCTGTGTGCAGACCGTGTTAGCGGTGGCCAGCCTAGAGGAGGGAACCCTGGGGCAGGGCAACCCCTGGACCCAGAGGCTCCTTAGCAGGGCGGGGCTTCAGGGGGGAGGTGTGCGATGGCGCCACGTGCTGAGATGAAAGCTTGTGGTTGGGAAGGCGATGCTTCAGTTCATTCATGGAAATGCTGGTCCTCCTTAACAACAAGCCTCCAAAGCAGGATGGCAGCAAGAAAGCTCCACCTGAGGCCCAGTAGGGCCCTTCCTAGATGTTACTGGTGGGCCCTAGGGCCAGTTTGAGAAATGAAATGGCAAATAGGAGCAATGAAAGGGTCAGGAAAGAGAGCAAGGGTGCTGGCTTTGCGCTCAAATCAAAATGCAGCACATCTTCACTGAGCACCAGATAAGAGTGCAGAGAATCGGACCCTGCCCCGTTTCAGGGCCTGAAGTGCAGGAAGGGAGGTGGACATTGTGCCGCAGAAACAAATGGTGCAAAGTGGTCTACGTAGATAAGAGCTCTTTCAGTCCACACAAGTACTCTGCAGGGTGGTGCTGGGAGCCTCCCCCTTCTGCAGGTATGCAAACTGAGGCCCAAAAAGGTTAAGACCCAAGTTCACACAGTTAGTAGGTGGGGGAGCTGGGGTTGGAACACAGTCTCTCTTGTCCCCATGCCTGTCTACCACCTTGGCTTTgagtcattttcagagcaatgaaTCTTTTCTCTCACCGGTATTAATACATTTTTCAGCTACCAGGCCAACTCATGGCACAGCTGGCCCCAAAGCATTTGACAGTCCAGGATAAGCACACGTTGTTTTTAAATCGTCTGTCTGCTTCTTTGACTACAGGATGGAAGGTTTTATTGTGGGCCAAGGAAGAACATGATTTTGGAAGGTGCAGCACTTGAGGGGAGGGCCGGGGGAGATCCAGGGCACCAAGCCTAGGTGGCAGCTCCCTGTGCTCCCAGGCCCCCCACCCAGGAAGCGGAGGGGATCCCttgcttcccttccctctccctccgcCATCCCTTGCCTGAGATTCTAGAACTCAGACCACAGCTCATAGTCTCTAATTTAACTGGATATTTGGTTAAAAGGACTTTGGGGCTGGTCTGGAAACTTCCATGTTTATAATACCACTGAGGTGGGAAAACACCACTGAGGTGTTCTGAATTTTCACAACAGACCTAGGAAAGATTCCCAACTCTAAATGCAGTGGCTTTAAGGGAGCTAGGATTTTTCTAGTACACAGATGAGAGAACAGCAGAGGTGTCAGGAGAAAGGGGCATGGAACCTTTAGATGAAAGAGGATTCTAGAAGGTGAATGGACTGTGGGTATCACTTcactcttatttctttttattctccgACGAAAACTGTTGCTGCATCCCGTGGCCGAGAGCTGGGACGATGGAGGCTCTTCTCGGGATGGGTTTCCTTCTAACCGCACTCTTGAACCATGCTCTCTTTGCAGCCACAAAGGAAAAAGGCAGAACAGTCCTCCCCTGGCGCCAACCAATCAGCAGAGCCCCCGCCCTCCTCCCACCTGCCACCTCCACTCCGGGGCAAGGTCACAGCATCTGAGTAGGTGATCACGGGGACTTCTTCCTGCTGGCTCAGCTGGGAGACCGAGGAGTGTTTGGCAAAAACTGTTCAGCTGAATTCGGAGATAACTGTGGAGGCAGCTGCTCTTCTCACAGAGGCTTCTCGATGCAGCCTGAGTCGGGCCGGGCCCTCTTCCACGTGGCCGTGGCCAGCTGCCTCTGCGCGGCCGCCATCCACACCGGTGCTTTTGACGGCGTCTCCGTCCAGGTGGGCTTGGAGCACTATGCTGAGGCACCCGTGGCCGGCCTCCCTGCCTTCCTAGCCATGCCCTTCAACTCGCTCGTTAACTTGGCCTACATGCTCCTGGGAGCGTACTGGCTGCAGAGAAAGCCCAGCGCCCCCGGGTGCCCTGCAGAGGTGCGGAGGGCTTGTTACCTGAAGGATGTCTTCGCTGGCATGGCCCTAGTCTATGGCCCCGTCCAGTGGCTGCGCGTGGCATCACAGACCCGGCCCGCCGCTGTGCTGGATCAGTGGCTCACCCTGCCCATCTTCGCGTGGCCGGTTGCCTGGTGCCTCTACCTGGACAGGGGCTGGAAGCCCTGGTTGTTCCTGGCTGTCGAGGGCCTCTCCCTGTGCAGTTACGGCCTTGCCCTTCTGCACCCCTGTGGGTTTGAGTTCACGCTGGGGGCACACATCGCAGCTGctgtgggccaggccctgtgcaCCCAGGGGCGCCGGGGCAGTCCTTCCTCAGGAATGTACTTGGCTCTAGGCGTGCTCTCCTGCTTGGGCTTTGTGGTCCTCAAGCTGTATGACCATCAGCTCGCACAGTGGTGTCTCTTCCAGCGGCTCACAGGCCACTTCTGGTCCAAAGTCTGTGATATGCTCCAGTTCCACTTTGCCTTCTTGTTTCTGACCAATGTAAACACTTGCCGAAGACACCCTACTGCAGGGAAGATGCATTAATGTGTGGAAATAAGCTGCTTACAGTCGCTGTCCCCTTCCCCCCGGCCCTGACGTCAAAATGGACCATCAGATGACATCCTGTTTTCAGTGTTAGATTTCCTGGGTGGAATAAGATAGGATGGTTACGTGGAAGGCTGGCCCTTCCTTTGAAGTTACGGGCTTAGATATTACGAATATGAATATCCAATGTTATGAAAATTTATGCTCTCTGCAACTTACTCTGAAAGAATTAAACCCAATATCTAGGTGCTCGGGATGCGGGGTTCACTGTGCTATTCTTGTAGCTTTTCTatagtttgaaaatttttaaaataaaatgtgagggGAAGTGACCCCCAGAAATCCATCAAACTGGCAGTTGTCCGCTCTGGGATGTTAGCATGGGCCGGTGACAATGAGGCAGGGTAGCATCTGGCCAGTGTGCCAGGCCAGGCAGTGGGGTTACTAGTGAGTGTCCCCAGACGTGCCTGGGTTCAGGGAGACTGAGTCATATTAAACACATGCCTAGCAGACTGATGGGGAAATCCAAAGACCAGAACACTTATTCACCGTGACATCTGTGCCTGCCAAGCTGACCGCAGGTCACGTGGAAGCCATGTCACCTCAGATCCTTTGTGGAAAGAGGCAGAGTACGAAGAGATGAAGAAACACAAAAATGTCAGAAGTTGAATTCTCAACAGAATGTTGCTTAGTGGGTCTACCCTCAGAGCCAGGGTATGGCGTAGATGTCCTTAGCAGCTCAAATTATGGAAGTGTCAAGTGTCTGTCACCACTGGAAAAACCCAGGCCCTTAGGAGCCATGATCCTTGGTGTCATCTCCTGGAGTTGGCCTCTTTAAACCCTGAAGCATGCTTCCCATGCAGATGACAATGTCTGAACCAGGGAGCCCTGGGGATGACACTGAGACCCAAGAGATGCTGAGGATGCTGCATTTGGATCACCCTTTGGGGGCCATCTCCCTCTGCATTCTTCCTCCCATTTGGGTTACTGTGTTTTTAGACACTTGTTTCATCCCCTGTCACTTGAAGCGCATCTGGTCTTTAAAGATGAaggtgagggcagaggggaggggactcCCTGTCCCTGTTGAATGACATCTCAGGAGGGGCAGCCCACGCACATCTGCTCAGTGCCCCCTGAGGCCCCTCACCATGGAGCCTTGAGGGTTTGCATGTGGACTGTTGCTATGACTCTGAGATGTTTTTGAAACTGGGTACCTGGGCCGGATGTTCTGTCCCAGCTGGGCACATCCCAAGTGGGTGATGAGTCTCAACCAAGCTGTCACCTGAAAATCCAGCGGGTGAGTGTTGCCTCTGCCTGGGCGGCAGCCAACCAGcctgcacccctcccccaagGGCCGGGGACCCAAGTGCCCACTGGAGTATAAAGAGCAGGACCGTGCTGGCTTGGGGAAGCACCTTTGTTGCATTCCAGTGGTCTTGAAGGCTCTACGTGTCCTGGAAGAGGAGAAAGGCGATGGGCATCTGCAGAGAGGCTTCCCTGATCTTGAAGAGgccagagggaggggaaagaCTAGGCTTCTTGCTTGGGTGGCTCAGTTAGCGATGGGGATGGGAGGGTGGACGGCTACCGAGGGGCCAGGCGCTTCGCTCGGTGCCTGAGTGGCCCTCCAGCCCGCTCGCTCTCTTTGTAGCTGTCTCCCTCATTGCCAGAGTGGGGCTGCTGAGAGCTGCTGGTGCTTTGCATTGCCTTGTCGTTCCACACCTTTGACCACAAGCACTTAGAAGCTATTTTgattgttttggttttcttttcttttgatcaaAACCGATTTAATAAATAACCCTGAGAACCTTCTGGGTTTCATTCCACTCCTGTGTCAGGCTGGGTCCCCACAGGAAACAGGTGGTGTGCTCAGATTACGGTGATTCAGAACTGTTTCAAGGAGAACTCTGCACACCACCATGGAGGGGCACAGGGAGTCTGTGCCCCTCCAGGGTGGGGTGGACTCCACCCAAAGGAGAGACTCCTGTGGAAGGGTCACCTTGGGGCAGGAGTGGCGGGGAGCAGAAGCCCAAccccactgcctcctgcctggcCTCCCATCCAAGGTTGTCAGATGAGATGCAAGACAACAAATAATGCTTTAGTACCAGCGTGCCTCAAATGTCACATGACACCTGCTTATACTAAAGCAGTGTTCAtcgtttatctgaaattcagatttaagtGAGTGTCCTGTCTTTACTGGCTAAATCAGACAGCCCTACATTGAGCCAACCCAACCAAAGCCAGAGACCTGGAACCTTCTTTCTCTGCCccctggtttttttgtttttgtttttaaacaacttGACTgtgatcagtgcttctcaaaaggGTGGCTTCTGGGGCCAGGACCTCAGACGGCCTCAGCCCTGCCCTGTGATTCAGAGTACCAGCGATGCCCTGTTCATCCCATCGCTCCCTGTTCGGGTACCTGCTGTTTTACTATCATtgtctccatctttttttttttctttttggtgaggggaggtaattcagtttatttatttatttattcttagcaGAGGTACttgggatagaacccaggacctcatgcacactaagcatgtgctcccttgagctataccctcccccctcatctCCATCTTGTCCCTGAACAGCAGAGAAGCCAGTGCTTACCTGATGGGCCCTCTCCTCGCATTTGGCCTAACGGTTGAGAGGCTCCAAAGCTGGGAGGGATGTTAGAAACCATCTGCACCAACCCCCTCATTTCACAGAAACCGAAACTATAGATGTGCAACTTTGCCGAAAGCTTCAACACTGAGCATCAGAAACAGGCGTCCGGCCTCACGGCCCAAAGCCCCAGCTGCTGTGTCGttccacctccccctcctctccctggaaGCAGTGGCAGTGGTGTTGCTTTCCCATAAGTGGACTGGGGATTTGCCCCCCATTGAAAATAGTGGTGTTGGCTTCGCTCTGACTGTAGATAGTACAGGCGGGTGGCAGGGAACAACAAGCCGCCCCAGAGGACCATCAGGATGCTGGTTGCCCCCACCTGGGATACGGGCTCCCCTGCGCTTGTCTGTCCTACACCACAGTGATGGGCACAGATGTGGCCCCAGGCCCCATGGTGCTTCAGTGACGCGTTGTGTGCTCAGCTAGGGCTGCTACACTGGGCTCCCTCACCCTGTCCTCACCCAGCACGCTGATTCCTTGCCAGTTTTGCTCACCTTTCTCCAGGTCTGTCTCAGGAGGTGACTGAAGGGCACCCGGGTCGCCTTTCCTGTTGGCAGCGATGGGAGAACCCGCCCTGGGTTTGCAGACTTTTTCATTTTGTGTCCATATGATGGGGGCAAAGCACAATGTCGTTGTGACTTTAACTCATACTCCCTCCACATACACGCTAGTGCGTATGTGTTTGTTGTAGTTAGGGTTTGTTATTCTGTAAGTTACTGATTTATATCCTTTCCTCATTTTTCGACTTTTTCTTCCAAAAGTCTCCAGGAGCTTGTTTTAGATGATAAATATTAAGCATCCATCTGTCATAcaaatgttttcttaatgttgTCTGTCTTTTGACTTTGTGGCTGTCTTAAAGGAACGTGATTGAAGATGGACACAGGGATGTCTATATGCCTGTCTTGTCTTCAGAGCTTTTGGGTTTCTCCCATACCTGCTTCAGGTATTTTTtcattagaaaattttaattacaaCATTGTGGAAAATAATACTTATTGTAAAGtcattaaaatttacatttagaaataaagcAGGGCCGCTGTCATCATTGTTAATGTGATGGTTCACCAAACTGGACGGAACTGGAGCGCATCACCTTCGCGTTTCACCGTCAAAACCCTGTGTTGCGTGTTTCATCGCAGCTGGGGCCGACAAAGGAGATTTTGTGTCTCGGCACTTAAAATCAGGCACACCGCGCAGGTAAGCATGTCCCTCTTGCCTCTAAAGACTTCCAGGAGTAGAAATCTTGGGATCAATAGAACCAAGGCAATTGGTGTTCCCAGGCGAGCACCCAAAGAATCATGTGATTGGCAAGTGCCTCTTTCGTGTCTAAGTGGATGTGTGGATTCCCGGTGTTTTCCACCCCAGTCTAGTTCTGCCATCCACATGCTGGCTGATTTCCGGGGTCCAGCCCTTGGGGGTCTGGAGAGCTACCCAAGCCC from Vicugna pacos chromosome X, VicPac4, whole genome shotgun sequence carries:
- the TMEM187 gene encoding transmembrane protein 187 translates to MQPESGRALFHVAVASCLCAAAIHTGAFDGVSVQVGLEHYAEAPVAGLPAFLAMPFNSLVNLAYMLLGAYWLQRKPSAPGCPAEVRRACYLKDVFAGMALVYGPVQWLRVASQTRPAAVLDQWLTLPIFAWPVAWCLYLDRGWKPWLFLAVEGLSLCSYGLALLHPCGFEFTLGAHIAAAVGQALCTQGRRGSPSSGMYLALGVLSCLGFVVLKLYDHQLAQWCLFQRLTGHFWSKVCDMLQFHFAFLFLTNVNTCRRHPTAGKMH